The following coding sequences lie in one Xanthomonas hyacinthi genomic window:
- a CDS encoding serine hydrolase domain-containing protein yields MRSCLLAICLTLPAFAAAAPGAADAPPPRAELDRLFEQAMTHYRLPGLAVGVIENGEVVYARSAGELRAGSGEHIDGKTLFKIASNSKPMTTALLARLVDAGKLRWDDPVTRYLPQFRMYDPWVTRNIQVRDLLIHNSGLGLGAGDLMLWPEPNAFNRADIIAGLAYLKPTHSFRAHYAYDNLLYVVAGEVAARAGGKPYEQLLREQVFAPLGMQRCQVGAWDRDAVGNVAQPHMRQGEANVVVRADPARIADSASMAAGGVRCSLDDMLAWMRAWLSPGNDAVPWLSPAQRQALWTLHTPMPISAQMRDWDGTRLYGYGYGWRLSDVDGQWQVAHTGTLMGMYSALVLLPDRRSGFVILSNGEGSEMRTTLGEALLKQFTRPGEGALDVVHYATLLERARAQPADTASAAVDTSARVPAAIAASRDRQGVWRDPWFGEVALCPQQGVLRFQARKSPLLRGQVMQVGARWLVDWDDASVDAEPWLDFAAGADGAQRMKLAHVDPNADFSYDYADLQFVRVGPCPVLVGGTSVPTLQR; encoded by the coding sequence ATGCGCAGCTGCCTGCTCGCGATTTGTCTGACGTTGCCGGCGTTCGCGGCGGCGGCGCCCGGCGCTGCTGACGCGCCGCCGCCGCGCGCCGAACTCGACCGCCTGTTCGAGCAGGCGATGACGCACTACCGGCTGCCGGGGCTGGCCGTCGGCGTGATCGAGAACGGCGAGGTGGTCTATGCGCGCAGCGCCGGCGAGCTGCGCGCCGGCAGCGGCGAGCACATCGATGGCAAGACGCTGTTCAAGATCGCCTCCAACAGCAAGCCGATGACCACCGCCTTGCTGGCGCGCTTGGTCGATGCCGGCAAGCTGCGCTGGGACGACCCGGTGACCAGGTACCTGCCGCAGTTCCGCATGTACGACCCGTGGGTCACCCGCAACATCCAGGTGCGCGACCTGCTGATCCACAACAGCGGCCTGGGCCTGGGCGCCGGCGATCTGATGCTGTGGCCGGAACCCAATGCGTTCAACCGCGCCGACATCATCGCCGGGCTGGCCTACCTCAAGCCGACCCACAGCTTCCGTGCGCACTACGCCTACGACAACCTGCTGTACGTGGTCGCCGGCGAGGTGGCGGCGCGCGCCGGCGGCAAGCCCTACGAGCAACTGTTGCGCGAGCAGGTATTCGCGCCGCTGGGCATGCAGCGTTGCCAGGTCGGCGCCTGGGACCGCGATGCGGTCGGCAACGTCGCCCAGCCGCATATGCGTCAGGGCGAGGCCAACGTGGTGGTGCGCGCGGACCCGGCGCGGATTGCGGATTCTGCGTCGATGGCGGCCGGCGGCGTGCGTTGCAGTCTCGACGACATGCTGGCCTGGATGCGCGCCTGGCTATCGCCCGGCAATGATGCCGTGCCCTGGCTGTCGCCGGCGCAGCGCCAGGCGCTATGGACGCTGCACACGCCGATGCCGATCTCCGCGCAGATGCGCGACTGGGACGGCACGCGCCTGTACGGCTATGGCTACGGTTGGCGCCTCTCCGATGTGGACGGGCAGTGGCAGGTCGCGCATACCGGCACCTTGATGGGCATGTATTCGGCGCTGGTGTTGCTGCCGGATCGACGCAGCGGCTTCGTCATTCTCAGCAACGGCGAGGGGAGCGAAATGCGCACCACCTTGGGCGAGGCGCTGCTCAAGCAGTTCACCCGTCCCGGCGAGGGTGCGCTGGATGTCGTGCACTACGCGACGCTGCTCGAACGCGCGCGTGCGCAGCCGGCCGACACGGCATCTGCCGCGGTCGATACGTCTGCGCGCGTGCCGGCGGCCATCGCCGCGTCGCGCGACCGGCAAGGCGTGTGGCGCGATCCGTGGTTCGGCGAGGTCGCGCTATGCCCGCAACAGGGAGTGTTGCGCTTCCAGGCGCGCAAGTCGCCGCTGCTGCGCGGTCAGGTCATGCAGGTCGGCGCGCGTTGGCTGGTGGACTGGGACGATGCCAGCGTCGATGCCGAGCCGTGGCTGGACTTCGCTGCAGGCGCCGACGGCGCGCAACGGATGAAACTGGCGCATGTCGATCCGAACGCGGATTTCAGCTACGACTATGCCGATCTGCAATTCGTGCGGGTGGGGCCTTGTCCCGTTCTTGTGGGAGGGACTTCAGTCCCGACGCTTCAGCGGTGA